The Nicotiana sylvestris chromosome 6, ASM39365v2, whole genome shotgun sequence genomic sequence ATCTGAAAATGAATATCTGTGTCTTGTGCACATATGCTGGGCCAAACAGAAAGCACTTATACTGTTGTTTTCGCTTGGCAGTGTTGCTAAATACCAGGAGGCAAATCCAGCTGTTTATACCATTGTTacatttcctttcctttttgcTGTGATGTTTGGGGACTGGGGTCATGGAATCTGCTTGCTGTTGGGAGCATTAGTTCTTATCGCAAGGGAAAGCAAACTTAGCTCTCAGGTTAGTACTCCTATTGATTTAAACTGCTTCTTTTTCTTTGGGAGGTTGAAATAAAAACAATTATACAATTTATATGTTTCTTTTGTGAATCAAGTATCTTTTTTCTGACAGAAACTAGGCAGCTTCATGGAGATGCTCTTTGGGGGTCGCTATGTACTCCTGTTGATGTCAATATTTTCAATTTACTGTGGCTTGATATATAATGAATTCTTCTCAGTTCCCTTTCACATATTTGGTGACTCAGCGTACAAATGCCGAGATGCTACATGCAGGTGTAAAAATACTTACCATGCTACGATTCTTTAATGCTATTTCTGATATGACAAACGAAATCTTTCTACTATTTTTTTCTTAGTTTTGGAATACAATGAAATGCTGATGATAAGAGTGAAAATATGGCTGCTTTGTTGCATTTTGAATCTTGTTATTCCTCATGGATGAGAAGTTGACGTGTCTTCATTATCTTAGAAAATTTGGGGTTGGGATGGTGTTTATTTCCTTTTCTGCACAGATTGTATCTGTTTTACTTGGTTGTTAAGGTTGCAGTATCATACGACGTAATCTTAAAACACTTGACTACTTTTGGGTATTTTACAATGATTTGATATCAGGTACTGGTGCTGCAATTGTTGGCAGTGGTATAGACTTTGTCAGATTGCTTTTACAATTGTATAGTTTCTGGTGAAGTTGGCCTAGTTTCTCTtagatttatatatattttttccaaATAGCAATCATTCTTATGCTCTCAACATTAGATAGTTTAGCCACACTACTTAATAGGTAATCATTATCTTCTTTCTATTTCTTGAACAATTTAAGATACTGCCGAAATAATGTTTGTGGTGGTCTGGGTTACTCTTAATTTTTTTCGCATTTGTGCTTTTACTATTGCCTCCCTATCTCTGAGTGCATGTAGATCATGAATGAGCATCTAATGCACACTTTCTAGGTACCTATTTTAGTCTCTTGTTATCTTTTACAACTATTTTGACATTTCTGTGTGTACATTTACAGTGATGCACGGACAGTTGGTTTAGTAAAATACAATGATCCATATCCATTTGGTGTGGACCCAAGCTGGAGAGGCAGCCGTTCAGAGCTTCCTTTCTTGAATTCTCTTAAGATGAAGATGTCTATTTTGTTGGGTGTGGCCCAGATGAACCTCGGAAttattttaagttatttcaaTGCACGTTTCTTCAGCAGCTCAATTGATATTAAGTGTGTAATCATTTCCTTTTCTCTCCTTTTCATGGTTTGCATGTAAATAGTTATTTATTCTGTTATTGATTTTTTCCAGGTATCAGTTTATTCCACAAATAATCTTTCTCAACAGCCTCTTTGGATACCTTTCTCTTCTTATTCTTGTCAAATGGTGCACTGGTTCTCAAGCAGATCTATATCATGTTATGATTTATATGTTCTTAAGTCCTTTTGAGGCTCTTGGTGAAAATAGGTTGTTCTGGGGCCAGAGTGTGCTTCAGGTACGAGGTACCCTTCTCTTTCTGCAACATGTGCTCTTAGAGTTTGTTTGGTTCCTAAATGGGATAAGGTAGGTTTGTACTACCGCTAAATTATACTGAGAATATTGTAAAAAATGAATTATAAATGGGTTTCTAATACCTGCATCCCACATTTGGTATTTTTGGAGGCTAGGGGTctaaattctttttataaaaaatgaCTTTGACATAATTTTATTAAATAACTTACAATGGTTAGTTCGAGATAATTCTAACCAAGAGTTATAGTCAGGCATGGGAGTGagtttctctctctatatatgtatataggctagatataaaacaaataaaaagaacAGGTAACAAAATAAGGAAATATGAAAAACAAAAGTATTAAAGAGGCCGGTGGATGTGCATGGGGAGAGGGTAGAGAGGAATGGGTGAAGGGGTAATCCCCCTCGATTCCATATTTATCCCATGATGAAGGGATTATAATCTCTTTCATTATCCAATTCCATACttaataaaaacctaaattttgAAGTGTGTTTCTCCTTGTCCCACATAATCCAATACCAAACAACCGTAAGAATAGTACAATACATCTACTTCCTGGTACCTCTGTTAACAATTACTGTTGCAGGTAATATTGCTGCTTTTGGCACTTGTTGCTGTCCCGTGGATGCTCTTCCCAAAACCTTTTATTTTGAAAAGTCTTCATATGGAGGTATTATGCCTGTTTCATTCTCATCTTTCTTAGTGATGATTGAATACTATGTTGACTTTTCTGATTCAGAGAAAAGATGAAAGTAGTGGTGGAACCCTTTGTGGAAATAGCTTTTGTTTTCTCTTAAGGGACATTTAATGACATAGAATGGAGATTCATTTTTcgtttttaatttttaattttatggttgcttttttttattttttgttttttgggagGAGGGGTCTTAAGCTAGTAACAACCAAGGGGGATCCAATCAAATATATTATTTATTGAAGATATCATTGACGTCTCCTCTTTAAGCATGTCTTCACTTTTGATATGTTGCTAGAATGGACTTCTAAATCTATCTTTCCATTATTGTTGGGTTAAATTAGTTAGCCAGTCAATTTTCGAGGTTATATTTTTCATCAAAAAATAGTGGTGAAAAAGGAATAACCAAAACTGTAAGTTTGATATACTTGTGGATGTATTATTGCTTTCAGTAAGTAATATGTGGATAGATATTAGGCTTCTAGAAATAGAGGTTTGTGTCATTGAGCTTCTCGTGTCCGAAGATGAAACTACTTAATGGAAACTTTTAGTGTGGAATATGCGCTGTGTAGGTAGGATGACTTCTCTATTTGAGCTGCTTGTGCCTTTAGGTGACTGCCTGGAATTGCAATCCCTATTTCAAATGTTTTATTTTCTTCAGTTGTTCGTTATTGCGAGAAAAGTTGGGATACCTAATTGCTCGTTATTCAGAAAACCCTTTTCTAGTGTACTTTTTAGGACCCTCTTTCCTTCTTCCTCGGTCTAGCAATCTTATTCCAATCAGATTTTGcatttttgcttttattttcccCATGTTTTTTTTCCAAATACGAAAATTCGACAAAGTTTTTATTCAGTCGACATCCTACCTAAAATGAAAAGCAGAGGTTCATTCTCTACACCAAACGGTAAATTCCTGTATAGAAGTTGTTAAGGTGTCTACTGATGTTACTTGAATTAGTAATTTGGTTTtatatcttcttttcttttttcttttttttgggggTGGGTGGAGAGAGCCTTATGGACATAAGCGCTCTTTATTTACTTGGTATTTAAATCTGACAATGTCATGTACAGCCTATCAATAGATAGACTTAGTAGTTTGAAGGCTTGATTTCTCTTGCACCTTTGACGATTCTCAGAGATTTCAAGGTCGTACATACGGGATACTTGGAACCTCCGAGATGGTTATTGACGAAGAACCAGGCTCTGCCAGTCAGCATGCTGAGGAGTTTAACTTTAGTGAGGTTTTTGTGCACCAAATGATACACTCTATTGAATTTGTTCTTGGTGCTGTTTCAAACACTGCATCGTATCTTCGGCTTTGGGCTTTGAGGTACATCCATTAGTTACTTATTTTTTGTTATCAGCTCGGTTTATGCATGTTCCTTCAAAAGTTGCTATAtgcatatatacacacacattgtTGGTGTTGGTGCAGTTTGGCTCACTCTGAATTATCTACTGTGTTCTATGAGAAAGTTCTCCTCCTTGCCTGGGGGTAAGTTTTCATGTGACCTGTAGCTATTTCATTTTCTTCTCGCTGGTTGTTCAACTTTCTCCAGTTTGTAGCTATGGTTTTTCAAAAAAGATAGATAATAAATATGATTTGTTGTAAAAGTTGATTTCGTTCATAATTTACTCTTAGCATTCTTGGTGTTGAATTTATTCATTCTAAGTTCAGGTATGATAACATCGTCATTCGGCTAGTGGGGCTGGCAGTTTTTGCCTTTGCGACAACTTTTATCCTACTTATGATGGAGACTCTTAGTGCATTCCTTCATGCATTGCGTCTTCATTGGGTGGAATTCCAGAACAAGTTTTATCATGGGGATGGTTATAAGTTCAAGCCATTCTCCTTTGCCTTGTTAGCAGATGATGACGATTAGTACATagcctttctttctctctttttctgttGGGGAATTCTATGGAGAAGAAGAGTTTTCCATCTGGAGAAGAAGCCTGACAAGAATTTCGTAAGGACCCAATTTTGACTAACTGGCACTTTGTACACTCTTTATTTGGATCAGCTGGATTATGTAGGATAGAATTGTAAATTTACAGCACAGGATCTTTTGGTATAGCAGTATGAAAAGGGCTCTGAGGTCGTAGTTAGGTGTTGAGGAAGAGATCTGTAAAGTATTCTCATTCCTATATCCTTATCGTATACTCCCAAACAGGGATTCAGTCATAGTGATTTGTGAAGATGGAATGTTTTATACCACTGTATCTTCAGAGTTTCACATCTTTTTGTTGCTGAATCTAAAACTATACGCACAATTCATATTCGTTTTTGTGGGAAGTTGTCCTTCCGGTTTTGTAATAATAAACCCTCTTTTACGGTCTAATGCTTCTGACCTGACTCCAGATGTTTCATCTCCGTTAAATTTCCTAATTGAAATCATTGATAAGTGCTCCGGAACAAACAGTCAACTTTATAGGTAACAATTGGAGCTCAATAGAGGTTTGGTTCTCCTATCTTAATTGCCTCAAACATCCTGGCATCATAACTGAGCTGGAGTAAGAAGTCATGGTTCAATACGTAGCAATTTTATTTACATTTATGTTGAGAAAATTTCTTTTTGGTATTCGATGAAAAGTTTAGGGTTTTGAACTGGAGGAGGGAGCCTGGACGCGAGTTTATAGTTGGCAGCGCCAGAAAATGAAATTTGTGATATCTCaaatttgtcattttattttttattcgtATAAGTGCTGCCACCTAATTCTGGAACCTCCTCACTTTCATCTCCTTTCCAACTCTTTCCCCTTCCATTCCTCTTCTCAGTTTGGTATCACAATTTCACGTAAACTTGTACTTCAATTTTTGCTTTAATCTTCTTCCACTTCTTTTCAATTCATCCTCCTTTCTCTTTCATTCTTCTCCTAATTACGTTTTTTCAATGGCTTTCTTCGTAATTCATCGGCTTCTGGCTTGAAGTATCTACCTTCATCGGTCTTCTACTTTGGGTGTTACAGGTTCAGGTTAGGCCATCTCCAACCTTGCCCCCATCCCCAATAATGGAGGAAATATTTGGGGAATTTAGCTCCAACCCTCCCCCATTTTTGTCCCCAAAATGGAGGATGAATAGTGGTCCCTCAAATATGGGGTACACTATTCATCTCTCTCATTACTATTCAtcacttttttattattattttattatttaatcttttaatttatctctttatatatacctaattatgtttatgtaatgtatttataatattaatattatatcttaattttggtgtataattttaataaattaattttcgtgcatCTATTATTTTTATGCAGAAATGGCAGTAGATGAAAATCAACGATTTCAAGAATTTTTATTTCGACATAGAAGAATTAAGGACAAAGATGCTCATTTTGCACTTCGTAATGCATTAATAGATCATTTATGGGAGAATACTAGAGGTTGAAGTTGAATATTTATCTAGTATTTCGAATGAATTTTATCGTtatgtaatatgtatttaattaatcttgtatcacaatgatttcacttttatttgaattattagttaatctataataattgcttacaaattatattatttaaaattttatggaattgttttaattatggaaattacaaattaataaaaataaaagatggaatttgtttaatgaaaattaaaaaatgaaattgaaatgaaggataataatataatatagaagaattagaagaatataaaaaagtttgGGGGAAAAATGGGGGAATTGTTGGAGTAAGTTGTCCCCAAAATGGGGaaccatcttttatttttattaatttataatttccataattaaaacaattccataaaattttaaataatataatttgtaagcaattattatagattaactaataattcaaataaaagtgaaatcattgtgatacaagattaattaaatacatattacataACGATAAAATTCATTCGAAATACTAGATAAATTTTCAACTTCGACCTCTAGTATTCTCCCATAAATGATCTATTAATGCATTACGAAGTGCAAAATGAGCATCTTTGTCCTTAATTCTTCTATGTCGAAATAAAAATTCTTGAAATCGTTGATTTTCATCTACTGTCAtttctacataaaaataataaatgcacgaaaattaatttatcaaaattattcaccaaagttaagatataatattaatattataaagacattacataaacataattaggtatatataaagagataaattaaaagattaaataataaaataataataataaaaaaatgatgaatAGTAATGGGGGAGATGAATAGTATACCCCATATTTGAGGGAACACTATTCATCCTCCATATTTGGGACAAAAATGGGGGAGGATTGGAGCTAAATTCCCCCAAATATTTCCCCCATTATGGGGATGGAGGCAAGGTTGGAGATGGCCTTAGTGTTTCAGCTATTTtttgtttcaattttttttttgtttttcatgttttgtcTGCTATACTTctttgttgttgatgttgggtTTTCTCCTCTATCCTTTGTTTCTACTTTGTATCTCATGTTTTTTGCCCTCTTATGCAGAACATCTATCAATAATACTTTCTACTTTAATTTGTGGTCTAGGCGAATGGGTTAAATTTtcaattaaattttatttaactttatttttatttagttttcttgCCTTTTCCTTTTTGCCTCTTCTTGCTAGAAGAACACTACCAATGAAACTGGGTTTAATATGGGGCATATGAGTGAAGCTTGAGTTAGTTTTAATTGGGGTCTGTTAAAATTTTAGGCAACTTTTTTTGTGCCATAAGTGTTTGATGAATTTATTGAAAGAAATTACTTTTTCATTAAACTTCTAGATTTTTCCTTTTCGAAGCTTGAGTTTTGATAGATCATGGCTATACACTTAGTGGATTCAAAAGCAATATACTCTGGTTGATACATAACTTTCCATCCTTATGATCTCTCCATCTCGAGGAGTTAAGACTGACCCGATAAGACTTTATCACTTGCAATTACACCGGTCTTCTTAAGAGAACAATCTAGAAGAACTTTATGTTTGTGCTACAAAATCTAGCCAAATCCAAAATATTTGAATATAGCATATTAGTCTGTCTCTCTTTCATTTTTTGTATAATGGTGGTGACAACTTTTCATTTCTCCTATTTTTTTCCTATTTATTTAGTTGAACCGAAAAATATAATGCATTTTCCACACGTTGTGGAAAGAATTTACATTGATTAATTAATTATAGGAAGACGACTGTACTATACTGTTTTGTCCTCATTTGGTATTTCCAAATTGTAATTACTATTGAAGCAAAACAAGAATTATAAAATTGTTAACTTTGTGTGAAAGATGAAAAAAACGTATCCACTCGAACCATCATAATTCATCTGACTTATTTCATAAATGAGTATAAAGACAATAATTTAATGATATTTCTCCTTTCTCAAAGAAGCTAAGATCTTCATATGTTTTCACTTAGTGTGGTTCTCATCGGTTCCACATTCCTTATAGTTCAGCACGGTTTCAATTATCGCCAATATTGCTTACCAGTCGTTGAATGAAGAAGTTCAAAGTTGCGACTGGACAACGATTCCATATACTTGAGGATTGCACAATTCTGCTAAACTTGGATATTTATGTCAGTTCCCTCTGATTGAGGCGGATCAATTGGTTGGGCGTGCCCTTGAGTAAGTTTTAAGATCACGAAATTCATATTTATTGACTTCTGAGACTTGGCAGGGTAAGAATTTTTACTTCTATATCATGTGagtgtcacatctcctttttctacgtggaaggggtataagggagtttttccaattaaagtgacaaaatcgAAATGAgtttattcattttaaattcagagtcgccacttgggataattttttgtgtcccaagtcaccgatttattttaaatcccaaatcgaggaaattgactctatttatggtctgcacgcatagaagaccgggtaaggaattctattaacccgggagaaggtgttagacattcccggatTTCgtaattttagcacggtcgcttcaATCATACCTGGCTTAAATAAATtgctaattactcattttagaacttATGTACATTTTcaccttttaccgctttttaatttaaaacgaatcacgcgtacgtgtattgaTCGAAAcctaccctgcactactattgagtagcgagagaggatcgaagcagcttttacccgatttagggtcgggatcgatttccgcagagagctagaagttggagtcgggtatctatctaattTAGGGTTGTGTAAGttttccaaattacacttctaaacatttttgggtttatgttttacttctacttttatcaaactacaatggtgaattaaactagaataagctaagagtaaaatgttgcgggttgctcaaatggtttaaaaggcactagggtagtgacttccgccTAGGTGATCAATTAATGGGTATTTGAGTCTAaagcatgattgacatatttggggagtatgatataaccgttgcacgattttacccactctacacctctcggtggttcgagttattttgcccgaattgactttctcaagaccaattgggtatgcaaatttgcgcaagcaatcaaggttcaagtcgggtattactctctcgaggtttaaccttttaattggagctatcaatctcttgagtacgccccaattccttgttggaccaatttcagagactcaagctctctttctcaagaagagctcaagtcaactaaacacaaactagtgtttgcaactactaattcaacaattaaacatgaaattagcccaaatatcaaacacccatagtcaatctagccctaaaatacaagacccattaattacccacaccaggggcacctggatctgcatacaaagtgcagggagtaacgtgagtatgccaactcagtaagtaactaaaataaataaggactgaaagcagtgacgagcagttcaaaaCATATAGATAAAAATCAGTTCCGTCATAAAAATCATCATTTCCAGTTTAAACATTGAAATCAATTAATTAGCAATATatccaacagaggcttatttaaaagaagagtgaaaacaatgaaaacatcataacagggcccctcgggcaaggaatcactcagaatatggcccctcggacagcctctcagtcactcggctcattatatctcataataatagaaatcatagtaaccgttgcggcgtgcagtccgatccatatatttatagtcgactacgctcactgggggtgtgcagactccggaggggctcctacagcccaagcgtcatatcgctgcggcgtgcagcctgatccataactcacatatatacaaatatcctcacaattaggttctcaacctctctcggtcattaacctcacaacctcTCGGGCTTATCAATAGagattagggaactcagcccgaacagtcctcacaattaggagtagagtgataaaatcaattttaatcatttaaacggGTAAAAGAAGACTAAGGATATACttctagcaagtaaagtgaggaaaatagtcaaaatgcccctaagggttgctacaggtcggcacaaggccccaaacacggCATAAacccataatacaatataaatatccaaaatacggGATAACACAATATTTCCAAAtaaaatacgcgacttaatagttactacgggacggaccaagtcacaatccctaccggtgcacgcccacacgctcgtcacctagcatgtgcgccacggcatttatcaaaaacaagtccaataccggggttttgtaccctcagttccagatttacaatggttacttacctcaaaccggtgaaaatactactccgcgatgcctttgcccctcgaattggcctccactcgcgtcgaatctattcaaaatcagaatcacggcgtcaaaatatgctaagggaatgaagcccaagcgaaaacaatcgtaaaataccaaaaatcccgaaattggccaaacccaacccccgagcccacgtctcggaattcgaaaAATTTtacatcaacggattccttatctccccacgagtttatacataccaagaacatcaaaatccatccacaaatgacccttcaaatcccaaatgtttggtctccaatttcaagcgctagttcttcaattttaggcttagattccatgttTTTCTAAGTGAAATTCATATAATAATCGAGTTTCTAgaccaaaaatcttacctccgaatgtttccccttgaatccctcttcaatctccttaaaaaatctccaaaaacgagcAACTATGGAGGAACACAgacccacattcgcggacaagacgaccttttaaacattctgcccaggcctgaaaatccttcttcgcgaacgcggtcaaagcctcgcgttcgtgaagcacaaaaattccgttgaccaaaattcttcttcgcaaacgcgatcccccatcgcgaacgtgatgcctcAGCTTCACCAACCTACGCGACCCCgactcacgcgaacgcgatgcctaccaaatccagcccttcgcgaacgtgggactACCCTTctcgaatgcgaaggccaaacatGACACCTCCCTTcctagcccttcgcgaacgcaagggctCTCTCGCGAATGCAAAGACCAAATCACCTGCAACAGCTGCAAccatttttctgcaatttctctcaactcaaaatgatccgttcaaccctccgaaactcacccgaggcccccgggacctcgacCAAAGGCACATGACACCTCCCTTCctggcccttcgcgaacgcgagggctctCTCGCGAATGCAAAGACCAAAtcacctgcaacagctgaaaccatttttctgcaatttctctcaactcaaaatgatccgttcaaccctccgaaactcacccgaggcccccgggacctcgaccaaaggcaccaacatttCCTaaactcattcaaacttgttccaatcatcaaaacacctcaaacaacatcaaatcacccaaaaaacCTCTGATTCACCAagcttctaaaatcttccaaattctgcttttgatcaaaaacccaaccaaaccacgtccgaatgacctgaaattttgcacacacatcccaaatgatgcaacgaagctactgcaactctcagaatttcattccgacccctatatcaaaatctcacatatcaaccagaaaaccccaaaaatctgatttcgccaattcaagccttaatctatttcgaacctccaaaactcattctgatgacgctcttaagtcccaaatcacttcccgaagctatccgaaacatcggaactcacatccgagcccttataacacacaagtcaacattcggttgacttttccaacttaaactcatcCTAAAGAGACTTTTTGCCTCaattcttaccaaatcctttccgaaccctaaccaatcaatCTGATAGCATATAGAACCATAATACaaagcaattagaagcagaaatgggggaaacggagtggtaactcataagactgactggccgggtcgtcatagtTAACTTCTTAGGAGATTAGGTTCTTGTTTTTGTTGGTTTTCTTTTTGGAATCCCCCATCCCCTTTTCCGTTCCCCTATGTTCTTTTCCGTTTTCTGTTCTCCTTTTCTCTTGTGTGTATATGTGTTTATATAGTTGGTAAGATGAATTGGGGAGCAAGCAAAGCTGGGTCATGTGAGGAGAGTGTGCAATTTGATAGAGATAAAAAATGTGACGTGGGAGGGGGGTATCAAAAGGGAATGTACAACTGGTGATTTTGTTGTGCATGTAAAATTTTTGAGTCCAATATTTATTTTTAGAATGAGAATAAaaggagaagaataaagaaacaGTAAAAATGTATGAATAGATAAATTGCAAAATTAGTACATGTGGctggaaaagaatcttttgagATAACGTTTTGTAACAAACTTTATCCCTTGTGGTGAGGTAACGTGGATTTACTTATTCTTGCTTCTTTGTCAATTCTTCTTcgcctctttttttttgaattaaaatactACTAGATAATTAAAAAAATGCAAGATCAAATACTAAGTACTCCATGTTCATTTATTAAAACCTCTAACTTACAAATTAtactaaattaaacaaataatttttgaaattttttctttctttatgaatgaaaaataaaacTTATACTAAGATGTGACTCTTTTTTGTAGTTTTTGATTTTCTCAAATAAAACCTATAAAAAGGTGAAACAAAAGCTAAAATATCAAGATTACACTTAAAAACTATTTAAATATTAAAAGTAATAAAAAAATCTAAATATGataaaaaattaggtgctcacaatgGGCATTGCCTCTCTTTGAGGGTAAACTATCTTAATTGTTGTTTAGGAGAGTGAGCTTTTAAGCATTTTCTTTTAGAAAGTTCTAAAATTTTATAGACTGAAATGTTATGAGAGGAATGGCCGTTTGATATTTTCACGTTACAGTTTGAATACTCTAATATTAATGGCTGTGTGTTGCAATTCCACGTTGCAGTTTGAATACTCCAGTATTAATGATTATGTGttgcaacttttttttttttttaaagttgtgTGCTGCAGTATGAATTACGAAGCTCATTTTAGGGTGAAGAAGGTTTTGCATGTTGCTGCTTGAAGTGGCCAATAGCAATAACATGCTTAACTGCTTTTATCTATGGTG encodes the following:
- the LOC104211733 gene encoding V-type proton ATPase subunit a1-like, giving the protein MSRKLRYFKDQIHKAGLLPPPLPASQPDIELEELEIQLAEHEHELIEMNANSEKLRQSYNELLEFKMVLQKASGFLVSSSHTTDQETELVENVYSNDNHADTASLLEQEMRSELSNQSGVRFMSGIICKSKVVQFERMLFRATRGNMLFNQAVADDEILDPSSNEMVEKVVFVVFFSGEQARTKILKICEAFGANCYPVPEDTTKRRQITQEVLFRLSELETTLDAGLRHRDKALTSIGYHLTKWINMVKTQKAVYDTLNMLNFDVTKKCLVGEGWCPIFAKTKIQEALQRGTFDSSSQVGIIFHVMDAVESPPTYFRTNSFTNAFQEIVDAYGVAKYQEANPAVYTIVTFPFLFAVMFGDWGHGICLLLGALVLIARESKLSSQKLGSFMEMLFGGRYVLLLMSIFSIYCGLIYNEFFSVPFHIFGDSAYKCRDATCSDARTVGLVKYNDPYPFGVDPSWRGSRSELPFLNSLKMKMSILLGVAQMNLGIILSYFNARFFSSSIDIKYQFIPQIIFLNSLFGYLSLLILVKWCTGSQADLYHVMIYMFLSPFEALGENRLFWGQSVLQVILLLLALVAVPWMLFPKPFILKSLHMERFQGRTYGILGTSEMVIDEEPGSASQHAEEFNFSEVFVHQMIHSIEFVLGAVSNTASYLRLWALSLAHSELSTVFYEKVLLLAWGYDNIVIRLVGLAVFAFATTFILLMMETLSAFLHALRLHWVEFQNKFYHGDGYKFKPFSFALLADDDD